A region from the Anaerolineae bacterium genome encodes:
- a CDS encoding adenosylcobinamide amidohydrolase has protein sequence MLLARYYDGVEVHREDKIIICRFLVPHRVLSTCRSKRGGMHEDLMFLYNHQVCEPHGHTTRMHAIAVRDPDEYARAISARYGLPADSCATLGTAANMNNAAIVHEVFRDLEVIAICTGGVETNAGRAGDPASYHEAGECLELLDASKAVTSGTINTILLISCEVTPGALVKAVITATEAKTAVLQELAVPSCYSDGLATGTGTDQIAVACRLGTEKPLTDTGKHSKAGELIGRAVSEAVRQTLALQNGLTPARQCSVLAHIERFGSRRDTIAAEIGHFLTTDQAALLAYNFDCIDQDPLTVAAVAALVHLRDKFVWGILPKSCLPEILRDYGAQVAAAVSGRHDRLAAYRDRLAQERPALDNATFVRWIYLSIALGFADKWDE, from the coding sequence ATGTTGTTAGCACGGTACTACGACGGTGTTGAAGTTCATCGCGAGGACAAGATCATTATCTGCCGCTTCTTGGTGCCCCACCGGGTCCTATCCACCTGCCGGAGCAAACGGGGCGGTATGCACGAGGATCTGATGTTCCTATACAACCACCAGGTATGTGAGCCTCACGGCCATACGACTAGGATGCATGCCATTGCAGTCCGTGATCCTGATGAGTACGCGCGTGCCATCAGCGCGCGCTACGGGCTGCCGGCCGATAGCTGCGCCACCCTGGGCACAGCCGCCAACATGAACAACGCAGCCATAGTTCACGAAGTCTTTCGCGATCTGGAGGTGATCGCCATCTGCACCGGCGGCGTTGAGACGAACGCCGGTCGCGCTGGCGATCCGGCATCTTACCACGAGGCTGGCGAGTGCCTTGAACTGCTTGACGCGAGCAAGGCTGTAACATCCGGCACGATCAACACCATATTGCTGATCAGCTGCGAGGTGACACCCGGGGCGTTGGTCAAGGCCGTCATCACCGCTACGGAAGCTAAGACTGCCGTGCTACAGGAGCTAGCCGTGCCATCTTGCTACTCCGATGGCCTAGCTACGGGGACAGGTACTGATCAGATCGCGGTCGCCTGCCGCCTCGGCACTGAAAAACCCCTCACCGATACGGGCAAACACTCAAAGGCAGGTGAATTAATCGGCCGCGCGGTCAGCGAAGCGGTCAGGCAAACGCTCGCCTTGCAAAATGGGCTGACGCCGGCCCGACAGTGTTCTGTCCTGGCCCATATCGAACGGTTCGGCTCTCGGAGAGACACCATAGCTGCTGAGATTGGGCACTTTCTGACCACCGATCAGGCCGCCCTGCTGGCTTATAACTTCGACTGCATAGATCAGGACCCGCTAACGGTCGCTGCAGTAGCTGCCCTCGTCCACCTGCGCGACAAGTTTGTATGGGGAATCCTGCCCAAGAGCTGCCTGCCCGAGATACTAAGAGATTACGGCGCCCAGGTGGCGGCAGCCGTGTCGGGCAGACATGATCGCCTTGCCGCCTACAGAGACCGGCTGGCT
- a CDS encoding energy-coupling factor ABC transporter ATP-binding protein: MMDLLELDSLVYRYPGRTELALAGASLRVSAGERMAIIGSNGSGKSTLLLHANGTLRPSGGQVRFAGKPVSYDRRGLLMLRRHVGIVFQNPDEQLFSASVAQDISFGPLNLGLDAKAARRRVEEAAELCGITHLLDRPTHALSGGEKTCVALAGVLAMNPQVIIADEVTSGLDPWMRDQVLAIFDRLARQGKAIVLSTHDLDVAWRWADQVAFMQAGRVLFVTPPKQMFTNPTILALTKLDQIVAR; encoded by the coding sequence GTGATGGATCTGTTGGAGCTGGATAGCCTGGTTTACCGTTATCCGGGCCGGACGGAGCTGGCGCTGGCCGGCGCGTCGCTGAGGGTGTCCGCTGGAGAGCGCATGGCAATAATCGGCAGCAACGGCTCCGGCAAGTCCACCCTGCTGTTGCATGCCAACGGCACCCTGCGGCCCAGCGGCGGACAGGTGCGCTTCGCCGGCAAGCCGGTGAGCTACGATCGGAGAGGGCTGTTGATGTTGCGCCGCCATGTAGGCATCGTCTTTCAGAACCCCGACGAGCAACTGTTCAGCGCCAGCGTAGCCCAGGACATCAGCTTCGGACCGCTCAACTTAGGGCTAGATGCAAAGGCCGCCCGTCGTCGGGTAGAGGAAGCTGCTGAATTGTGCGGGATCACCCACTTGCTCGACCGGCCCACCCACGCCCTTAGTGGCGGCGAAAAGACGTGCGTGGCGCTGGCCGGCGTGCTGGCCATGAATCCGCAGGTGATCATCGCCGATGAGGTGACTAGCGGCCTTGACCCGTGGATGCGCGATCAGGTGTTGGCGATCTTTGACCGGCTGGCTCGGCAAGGGAAAGCGATCGTGCTCTCTACCCATGACCTAGACGTAGCATGGAGATGGGCTGACCAAGTGGCCTTTATGCAGGCCGGCCGTGTGTTGTTTGTCACACCCCCTAAACAGATGTTCACCAATCCGACAATTCTGGCATTAACCAAACTGGACCAAATAGTGGCACGATGA
- the cbiQ gene encoding cobalt ECF transporter T component CbiQ → MDWIDRYAYSNRIRTLDPAYKAGLALAVILLCLVLNRPAVGLLAVGWIAGLLIGWAGVPAHTVLRVLLSEATFLALAVGGVALSVGLGSVLPDDARWSWRLGPLWLSSSPAALELAATLISRALGCAAAMSFLSLTTPLVDLIDLARRLHAPPLLVDLATLIYRFVFVLLGTLEQMRIAQSNRLGYANFRRGMASAALLASRLWLEAYRRSQRLQIALESRGYAGELRVLPNEYQHSARAVGLTLVISASLLAASGTFL, encoded by the coding sequence ATGGATTGGATCGACCGCTACGCCTATAGCAATCGCATCCGGACGCTGGACCCGGCCTACAAAGCCGGGCTGGCGCTGGCAGTTATCCTGCTCTGCCTGGTCTTGAACCGGCCGGCCGTCGGCTTGCTGGCGGTCGGCTGGATAGCCGGGCTGTTGATCGGCTGGGCAGGCGTGCCGGCCCATACTGTGTTGCGCGTGCTTCTCAGCGAGGCTACCTTCCTGGCATTAGCAGTAGGCGGGGTGGCGCTCAGCGTAGGGCTCGGCTCGGTGCTCCCGGACGACGCCAGATGGAGCTGGCGCCTGGGGCCATTGTGGCTGTCTAGCAGCCCAGCAGCATTGGAGCTGGCCGCCACGTTGATCAGCCGTGCACTGGGCTGCGCGGCCGCAATGAGCTTTCTGTCGCTAACGACGCCGCTGGTGGACCTGATAGACCTCGCGCGGCGACTGCATGCGCCGCCGCTACTGGTGGATCTGGCGACTCTGATCTATCGCTTTGTGTTTGTGTTACTGGGGACGTTGGAGCAGATGAGGATCGCGCAAAGCAACCGGCTGGGGTACGCTAATTTCCGGCGGGGCATGGCCAGCGCGGCGCTGCTGGCCTCCCGCCTGTGGTTGGAAGCGTATCGCCGTAGCCAACGCCTCCAGATCGCGCTAGAGAGCCGCGGTTACGCGGGCGAATTACGAGTGTTGCCGAACGAATATCAGCACTCCGCCCGTGCCGTCGGGTTAACGCTGGTGATCTCGGCCTCACTGTTGGCGGCCAGTGGAACGTTTCTGTGA
- a CDS encoding energy-coupling factor ABC transporter substrate-binding protein, giving the protein MQPTPTSFPRGLTVLLVTTVIVLAVIPLFLHRSSEFGGADTAAQSAITEIAPDYEPWFSPVFEPPGSETESLLFAVQAALGAGFIGYFFGLKRGSRQAGR; this is encoded by the coding sequence ATGCAACCCACACCGACCTCTTTCCCTCGCGGCCTAACCGTGTTGCTTGTCACCACCGTGATCGTCCTGGCAGTGATCCCGCTGTTCCTGCACCGCAGCTCCGAGTTCGGCGGCGCAGACACCGCCGCGCAGAGCGCCATCACGGAGATCGCGCCCGATTATGAGCCATGGTTCAGCCCAGTCTTCGAGCCGCCGGGCAGCGAGACCGAAAGTTTGCTCTTCGCCGTGCAAGCAGCACTGGGCGCCGGCTTTATCGGCTACTTTTTCGGCCTGAAGCGCGGGTCCCGGCAGGCGGGACGTTGA
- a CDS encoding energy-coupling factor ABC transporter permease has product MLCKSIVSHVFLLLAILLLVDGRAVWAAGTAAPPAMHIMEGFLPPAWAVFWFAVALPFWVFGFRRISKLVAEKPETRLLLGLAGAFTFVLSALKIPSVTGSSSHPTGTGLGAILFGPLEMSILGTIVLIFQALLIAHGGLTTLGANATSMAIIGPLVAHGIWRGLRGRLPQGWVVFLAAALADLITYIVASIQLALAYPDPVGGFIAAFAKFGTIFAVTQIPLAISEGILTVLIFNALLRSASAELQTLGVKGA; this is encoded by the coding sequence ATGCTGTGCAAATCCATCGTCTCCCATGTGTTCCTCTTATTGGCCATCCTCCTCCTAGTAGATGGTCGCGCTGTGTGGGCGGCGGGCACAGCCGCGCCCCCGGCTATGCACATCATGGAGGGCTTCTTGCCTCCTGCCTGGGCCGTGTTCTGGTTTGCCGTTGCGCTCCCGTTCTGGGTGTTCGGGTTCCGCCGTATCAGTAAGCTAGTGGCCGAGAAGCCCGAGACGCGCCTGCTCCTGGGGTTGGCCGGCGCGTTCACCTTCGTGCTCAGCGCGCTCAAGATTCCCAGCGTCACCGGCTCCAGTAGCCATCCCACCGGCACCGGCCTGGGCGCCATCCTCTTCGGCCCGCTGGAGATGAGCATCCTGGGCACCATCGTGTTGATCTTTCAGGCGCTGCTCATCGCCCATGGTGGCCTGACCACTTTGGGCGCCAATGCGACCTCCATGGCGATCATCGGCCCATTGGTGGCACACGGCATCTGGCGCGGGTTGCGGGGCCGCCTACCTCAGGGATGGGTGGTCTTCCTGGCCGCAGCCCTGGCTGATCTGATCACCTATATCGTCGCCTCGATTCAGTTAGCCCTGGCCTATCCTGATCCAGTCGGAGGCTTTATAGCCGCGTTCGCCAAATTTGGGACCATCTTCGCCGTTACCCAGATCCCACTGGCCATTAGCGAGGGCATCCTGACTGTGTTGATCTTCAATGCCCTACTCCGATCGGCCTCAGCAGAGCTGCAGACGCTGGGCGTGAAAGGAGCTTGA
- a CDS encoding cobyrinate a,c-diamide synthase → MHIEIPRVMIAAPASGSGKSVIATGLMAALARSQTVQGFKVGPDYIDPMYHTAATGRPSRNLDTWMAPAAAVRASFARAVAGAEIAVIEGVMGLYDGFDGRSESGSSAEVAKLLATPVILVLDVGKMARSAAAVALGCRAFDPALNIAGVICNQVAGARHAAMVTDAITAIGLPVLGCIPRSAGLTIPERHLGLYTAVERKAEVAAFLKAAIAVLAAEVDLAQICAIARTAPALEMDAEGSEIAALARRTGSASAVRIAVARDEAFCFYYEDNLDLLRAAGAEIVPFSPLRDRTLPAGARGIYLGGGYPELHAADLAANKALLAELRAAGQAGMPIYAECGGLMYLTQGIADQAGVRHPMVGLLPGWTALSDQLIMGYRVVTAERDSLLLRRGEEVRGHEFHYSIWSERPAHLPAAYRIVPREGTTAQTEGYAEGNLLASYVHLHFGARPELAERFVQACLRWRNR, encoded by the coding sequence ATGCACATTGAAATCCCGCGCGTTATGATCGCCGCGCCGGCTAGTGGCAGTGGCAAAAGCGTCATCGCAACCGGCTTAATGGCTGCATTAGCTCGGTCGCAGACCGTCCAGGGGTTCAAAGTGGGGCCGGATTACATTGACCCGATGTATCACACGGCGGCTACCGGCCGGCCCTCGCGCAACCTGGATACCTGGATGGCGCCTGCCGCTGCGGTGCGAGCCAGCTTCGCCCGGGCCGTGGCCGGCGCCGAGATCGCCGTAATCGAGGGTGTGATGGGCCTCTACGACGGCTTCGATGGCCGCTCCGAGTCTGGCAGCAGCGCCGAGGTAGCCAAGCTGCTGGCGACGCCGGTGATCCTCGTGTTGGATGTAGGCAAAATGGCGCGCAGCGCGGCGGCTGTGGCGTTGGGGTGCCGAGCGTTCGATCCCGCCCTGAACATTGCCGGGGTGATCTGTAACCAGGTAGCAGGCGCGCGGCATGCAGCGATGGTAACCGATGCCATCACGGCCATCGGTCTGCCAGTGTTGGGGTGCATCCCTAGGTCGGCCGGCCTGACGATTCCTGAAAGGCATCTTGGCCTGTACACAGCGGTCGAACGTAAGGCGGAGGTCGCCGCCTTCCTAAAGGCAGCCATCGCAGTGCTGGCCGCAGAGGTGGATTTGGCGCAGATCTGTGCAATCGCTCGGACTGCGCCCGCGTTAGAGATGGACGCCGAGGGATCGGAGATCGCGGCGTTAGCTCGCAGGACGGGATCAGCATCGGCCGTGCGCATTGCGGTGGCGCGCGATGAAGCCTTTTGCTTCTACTACGAGGACAACCTCGACCTGTTGCGGGCGGCTGGCGCTGAGATCGTCCCGTTCAGCCCCCTGCGCGACCGGACGTTGCCTGCGGGCGCGCGCGGTATCTACCTAGGCGGCGGCTACCCAGAGCTGCATGCGGCCGACCTGGCGGCTAACAAAGCGCTTCTAGCCGAGCTACGCGCAGCAGGCCAGGCCGGGATGCCTATTTATGCTGAATGCGGCGGGCTGATGTACCTGACTCAAGGGATCGCGGATCAGGCCGGCGTTCGTCATCCAATGGTTGGGCTGCTGCCTGGCTGGACGGCCCTTAGCGACCAGCTGATCATGGGCTATCGCGTCGTGACAGCCGAACGCGATTCGCTACTGTTGCGTCGCGGCGAGGAGGTGCGCGGGCACGAGTTCCACTATTCGATCTGGAGCGAGCGGCCGGCCCATCTGCCGGCCGCCTATCGGATTGTCCCGAGGGAAGGCACCACTGCGCAGACCGAAGGATATGCCGAGGGCAACTTGTTGGCGTCCTATGTCCATCTGCACTTCGGCGCCAGGCCCGAGTTGGCCGAGCGGTTCGTCCAGGCCTGTCTGCGATGGCGAAACCGTTGA
- the cobI gene encoding precorrin-2 C(20)-methyltransferase encodes MMAFTLPGKLYGVGLGPGDPELLTLKAVRVIQEADVIAVPIAQRNGGSYALELAQPYLRPGQVVERLFFPMARELATRQMHRCEAAKAVLAHLAAGRIVAFLTEGDPTIHSTFLYILAEMPEGVAVEIVPGVSAITAAAAQAGVPLVNGNQRLAVLPAIFEEDEASLRAILQTFDTVVLLKSHRQLDRLLPLLEELGLVNRAIWVERATHPAGRVVRNVRSLAGARDLHYLSLLIVPCSRIDAEVADAH; translated from the coding sequence ATGATGGCTTTCACGTTGCCGGGCAAGCTCTACGGCGTCGGCCTCGGGCCGGGCGATCCGGAGCTATTGACCCTAAAGGCTGTGCGTGTAATCCAAGAGGCCGATGTCATCGCCGTACCGATTGCGCAACGTAATGGCGGGAGCTATGCGCTAGAGTTAGCCCAGCCTTATCTGCGGCCCGGGCAGGTGGTGGAGCGGCTGTTCTTCCCCATGGCGCGCGAGCTGGCGACGCGACAGATGCACCGTTGCGAGGCGGCCAAGGCCGTGCTGGCGCACCTGGCGGCCGGCCGTATCGTGGCTTTCCTCACCGAGGGGGATCCAACCATCCACAGCACCTTCCTCTACATCCTGGCGGAGATGCCGGAAGGCGTAGCTGTGGAGATCGTGCCCGGAGTGAGCGCCATCACCGCTGCGGCGGCCCAGGCCGGCGTGCCGCTGGTCAACGGCAACCAGCGACTAGCCGTGCTCCCAGCCATCTTCGAGGAGGATGAGGCTAGTCTGCGGGCAATCCTGCAGACATTCGACACGGTCGTGCTGCTCAAGTCGCATCGTCAGCTCGACCGCCTGCTGCCCCTGCTTGAAGAGCTGGGCCTGGTCAACCGTGCGATCTGGGTTGAACGCGCCACCCATCCGGCCGGCCGCGTGGTGCGCAATGTGCGGTCCCTGGCGGGGGCACGCGACCTTCATTACCTGTCGTTGTTGATCGTGCCCTGCAGTCGGATCGACGCGGAGGTCGCTGATGCACATTGA
- the cbiE gene encoding precorrin-6y C5,15-methyltransferase (decarboxylating) subunit CbiE — protein MSLQEGPQVRCDVNAMHKILVVGVTGKGRAGLDPALQARIAAADLLIGRSRLLAEWPECAGEKLALGANIAEMIERLRARGEARAVVLCTGDPGLYGIGGTLARHFGAAELEIVPAVSSVQLAFARIGLPWDDTAIVSAHGRPLAEVIGWARRAAKVAILTDETNTPGAIATALLARGIADCRAVVAERLELPGERITDTRLADLPGRDFASPNLLLLLRDADWRPEPVGIPRPDDAYAHRRGLITKRDVRALSLSRLMLTPIDTVWDIGAGSGAMSIEMAEQAWRGRVYAVERDPECLSFVRVNCARYGADNVTVVQGSAPAALADLPAPDAVFIGGTGGLMREILQYVVERARPGCRLALNLATLEHLTQAQAVLRDLGWAPAIAQVNLAYAEPIAELTRLVPANPVFIISAMRPAATGGND, from the coding sequence ATGTCTCTTCAGGAAGGGCCGCAGGTCAGGTGCGATGTGAACGCAATGCACAAGATCCTCGTCGTGGGCGTCACAGGTAAGGGCCGGGCAGGGCTTGACCCAGCGTTACAAGCTCGGATTGCAGCGGCTGATCTGCTCATCGGCAGGAGCCGGCTGCTGGCCGAATGGCCTGAGTGCGCTGGCGAGAAGTTGGCTCTCGGCGCAAACATCGCTGAGATGATCGAGCGGCTGCGGGCGCGCGGAGAGGCTCGTGCGGTCGTGCTGTGTACAGGCGATCCCGGCCTATATGGCATCGGGGGCACGCTAGCGCGCCATTTTGGAGCTGCAGAGCTGGAGATCGTGCCAGCGGTGAGCTCGGTGCAACTGGCGTTCGCCCGCATCGGCCTGCCATGGGACGACACGGCCATCGTCAGCGCGCATGGCCGACCTTTGGCTGAGGTGATCGGTTGGGCCCGCCGTGCAGCTAAAGTTGCCATTTTGACCGACGAGACGAACACGCCTGGAGCCATCGCCACCGCGCTGTTGGCACGTGGGATCGCCGATTGCCGTGCCGTGGTGGCCGAGCGGCTGGAGCTGCCGGGCGAGCGTATCACCGACACGCGGCTGGCCGATTTACCAGGTCGGGATTTCGCCTCGCCCAACCTTTTACTGCTCCTGCGCGACGCGGATTGGCGGCCGGAGCCGGTAGGCATCCCTCGGCCCGATGATGCTTACGCGCATCGTCGCGGGCTGATCACCAAACGCGACGTGCGCGCGCTGAGCCTGAGTCGCCTAATGCTGACGCCCATCGACACAGTTTGGGACATCGGTGCGGGTAGCGGTGCCATGAGCATTGAGATGGCAGAGCAGGCCTGGCGCGGTCGCGTCTACGCGGTGGAGCGCGATCCCGAATGCCTCAGTTTCGTACGCGTCAATTGCGCTCGCTACGGTGCTGACAACGTCACAGTAGTCCAGGGATCGGCGCCCGCAGCGCTGGCAGATCTGCCCGCGCCCGACGCGGTTTTCATCGGCGGCACGGGTGGCCTGATGCGCGAGATCCTGCAGTATGTGGTCGAGCGCGCGCGGCCAGGCTGCCGGCTGGCTTTGAACCTGGCGACGTTGGAGCATCTAACACAAGCGCAAGCTGTACTCCGAGATCTGGGGTGGGCGCCTGCAATCGCGCAGGTTAATCTAGCCTACGCCGAGCCGATCGCCGAGCTGACGCGACTGGTGCCAGCCAACCCAGTATTCATCATCTCGGCCATGCGGCCTGCAGCCACAGGAGGCAATGACTGA
- a CDS encoding cobalt-precorrin-5B (C(1))-methyltransferase: MNTGRAWRRSNLRHGYTTSACAAAAAAAATHVLLTGQQLTHITIDLPAERGVTFELARCEFEGPTPTQVTCAVVKDAGDDPDVTHGAEIVATVSWRDAPGIQLVGGAGVGIVTRPGLPVPVGEPAINPGSRRIIRRAVEAVAGSALERRGLKVVISVPRGEELARQTLNPKLGIVGGISILGTDGIVRPYSQAAYRASIYTELKVAAEAGLPAIVLTTGTRSAEYARRRDPALSELACVQVGDHVGYALKQARRLGFTRAIISTMVGKASKLAQGRMQTHVSEGEVDLAFLAEIARQLGADEETVAAVARGNTAHHVQVILRRAGIVGLEQRLAELAAAQAAAFVGGELAVEVWLWSVGGELLAIAEHASRSSLPRGEGRMPLLQG, encoded by the coding sequence GTGAACACCGGGCGTGCGTGGCGACGGTCCAATCTGCGCCACGGGTACACGACCAGCGCCTGCGCGGCGGCGGCTGCGGCGGCAGCCACGCACGTGCTGCTCACCGGCCAACAGCTGACGCACATCACGATTGACCTGCCGGCCGAGCGGGGAGTAACCTTCGAGCTGGCTCGCTGTGAGTTTGAAGGCCCGACGCCGACGCAGGTCACGTGCGCCGTCGTCAAGGACGCAGGGGATGACCCAGATGTGACACACGGCGCGGAGATCGTGGCCACGGTAAGCTGGCGGGACGCGCCTGGCATCCAGCTCGTCGGCGGGGCCGGGGTGGGCATCGTCACGCGACCCGGACTGCCTGTGCCCGTGGGCGAACCGGCTATCAACCCGGGGAGCCGGCGCATCATCCGGCGCGCAGTGGAGGCTGTGGCGGGATCCGCCCTCGAGCGGCGCGGCCTCAAAGTGGTCATCAGCGTGCCGCGCGGGGAAGAGCTGGCCCGCCAGACCCTGAACCCCAAGCTGGGCATCGTCGGCGGCATCTCCATTCTAGGCACCGATGGCATCGTCCGGCCCTACTCGCAGGCTGCCTACCGAGCGAGCATCTACACGGAGCTAAAGGTGGCGGCCGAGGCCGGGCTGCCCGCGATCGTGTTAACGACCGGCACACGCAGCGCCGAGTATGCACGTCGTCGTGATCCGGCGTTATCGGAGCTAGCCTGCGTGCAAGTGGGCGACCATGTGGGTTATGCACTGAAACAGGCGCGGCGGCTAGGCTTTACCCGCGCGATCATCTCCACCATGGTGGGCAAGGCATCAAAGCTGGCCCAGGGACGCATGCAGACCCATGTCAGCGAAGGGGAGGTGGATCTGGCGTTTCTGGCCGAAATCGCCCGCCAACTCGGCGCGGATGAGGAGACCGTGGCCGCAGTAGCACGTGGCAACACGGCTCACCATGTCCAGGTCATCCTGCGGCGCGCAGGCATTGTGGGCTTGGAGCAGCGCCTGGCGGAGCTAGCCGCGGCCCAGGCGGCCGCGTTTGTGGGCGGCGAGTTGGCAGTGGAGGTGTGGCTGTGGTCGGTGGGTGGGGAGCTGCTGGCAATCGCAGAACACGCCTCCCGGTCCTCTCTCCCGCGAGGAGAAGGGAGGATGCCGCTCCTTCAGGGGTAG
- a CDS encoding precorrin-8X methylmutase, with translation MAKNIMLPHEIERESFRIIQAELGLHTFNEAELAIIVRVIHATGDFDFARIIRFHPQAIESGLEALRRGAPVVTDVAMVQAGIANDLLSRLGGRTICDIRAAEVYALAQAEGITRSAAAMRHNAVHIQNGIVAIGNAPAALLEVLRLIREEGIRPALIVGVPVGFVNAAESKEELTQLADGRPEWDVPYITTVGRKGGSTVAVAIVNALLRLALEH, from the coding sequence ATGGCGAAGAACATCATGTTGCCGCATGAAATCGAACGCGAGAGCTTTCGAATCATCCAGGCCGAGCTTGGCTTGCACACCTTCAACGAGGCGGAGCTGGCGATCATCGTGCGTGTCATCCACGCCACCGGTGACTTCGACTTTGCCCGCATCATCCGCTTTCACCCGCAAGCGATTGAATCCGGATTGGAGGCCTTACGCCGTGGGGCGCCTGTGGTGACCGACGTGGCGATGGTGCAGGCCGGAATCGCCAACGACCTGCTGAGCCGGCTCGGCGGCCGGACGATCTGTGACATCCGCGCAGCTGAAGTCTACGCGCTGGCGCAGGCGGAGGGGATAACGCGTTCGGCTGCCGCTATGCGCCACAACGCTGTACACATCCAAAACGGCATCGTGGCGATCGGCAACGCGCCGGCCGCGCTGTTGGAAGTGTTGCGCCTGATCCGTGAGGAGGGAATCCGGCCAGCGTTGATCGTAGGTGTGCCAGTAGGCTTCGTCAACGCGGCTGAGTCGAAGGAAGAACTGACTCAGCTCGCCGACGGCCGGCCGGAATGGGACGTGCCTTACATCACGACGGTGGGCCGCAAGGGCGGCTCGACCGTAGCGGTCGCCATTGTCAATGCCTTGCTGAGATTGGCGCTAGAGCATTGA
- the cobJ gene encoding precorrin-3B C(17)-methyltransferase has product MSGTILVVGIGPGAAEHMTPAAVTAIERADVIIGYRTYLTLVAHLAPCTPREASGMRQEVIRAQRAVDLALAGCCVAVISGGDPGIYGMAGLIYEVLAERGVSDVEVEIVPGVSALNAVAAVLGAPLMNDFAVISLSDHLTPRETVLRRVAAAIEADFVICLFNPRGRSRHELWERTCELLAQYRPPNTPVGVVRNATRPDQSVQIVTLAELPTVEVDMLTLVVVGNHSTVICDGKMVTRRGYTAKYELARADAEVSTNGGADT; this is encoded by the coding sequence ATGAGCGGGACGATCCTGGTCGTAGGGATCGGTCCAGGCGCGGCTGAACACATGACCCCCGCTGCGGTTACGGCCATTGAACGCGCCGATGTGATCATCGGCTACCGCACCTATTTGACACTGGTTGCGCACCTAGCGCCCTGCACCCCGCGCGAGGCCAGCGGTATGCGTCAGGAGGTGATACGAGCACAGCGCGCGGTGGACTTGGCGCTGGCTGGCTGCTGTGTGGCGGTGATCTCCGGTGGGGATCCAGGCATCTACGGCATGGCCGGCCTGATCTACGAGGTGTTGGCCGAGCGGGGTGTCTCGGACGTGGAGGTGGAGATCGTGCCGGGCGTGTCGGCCTTGAACGCAGTGGCCGCCGTTCTCGGCGCGCCTTTGATGAACGACTTCGCGGTCATCAGCCTCAGCGATCACCTGACCCCACGTGAGACCGTCCTGCGCCGCGTAGCTGCGGCTATAGAGGCCGACTTCGTGATCTGCCTCTTCAACCCTAGGGGACGCTCGCGCCATGAACTATGGGAAAGAACGTGCGAGCTGCTGGCGCAGTACCGGCCGCCGAACACACCGGTCGGCGTGGTGCGCAACGCCACTCGGCCAGACCAGTCGGTCCAGATCGTGACCCTGGCCGAGCTGCCCACTGTCGAGGTGGACATGCTCACGCTAGTAGTGGTGGGCAACCACAGTACTGTAATCTGCGATGGAAAGATGGTCACCCGCCGGGGTTATACCGCCAAATACGAATTGGCTAGGGCTGATGCAGAGGTTTCGACCAATGGAGGAGCGGACACATGA